From Hyalangium minutum:
CGTCGTAGCCCACACGCAGGCCAGACGCCGTGAGCACCTCGCGCGCCACTGGATCCACCTCTTCGGCGCGCTCGCGGATCCACCGCACGCCCTCGGGGATGAAGTCCGCCTCGTCCCGCACGCTGTCCTCCGCGCGCGCCGCCCCTGCTCCCACCAGCGTCCACAGCGGCTGGTAGTAGTGCTTCTGCGAGGGCTCGATGATGGCCATGTCCGTCACCCCCTGGCGCCGGAGCCTCGCCGCCACGGTGATGCCCGCCGTCCCTCCGCCAATGAGGACGACGCGGTAGCGCTCGCGCGTGGGCGCCCTCACCAGCAGCGCAGCGGGGGCCTGGGGGGTCGGTCGGTTCTCCATGGGGCTCTCCTTCACCTGGGTTCTCCGAGGGTCCTTCTCTCCTGCTCCCCAAAGCATGCTGCGTGCCACCGCGTATCCCCTTGGGAGCAACTCCATGGGTGGGCCCATCGCCGAACAGCAGGGCTTCGTGTGAAACGTTGCTTGAAACGCTCATGCAACATCTTCGCAACGCACGCACTCGTGCTCCGGGCTATGACTGCTGTCATGAAGGCGACGACCCCGAAGCCCCCGCCCATCCCCGCGGAGGCCTTGCGACAGTCCCTGCGAGCACTCGAGGCGTTCGCAGGTCCCACCGTGCTGCTGGACTCTCAGGGCCGGGTGCTCGCCCTGGGAGCCGACGCACGGCTCCTCACCGAGGAGCGACTGTCCCCCGGTGGCAGCTTCCACGAGGCCTTCACGAGCAAGGAGGAGGAGATCCGGTCGGCGCTCCGCACCCAGCGCGACGCGATCCTCACCTTGGCGGACCCCGGTGGCTCCGCGAAGTCCCGGCCACTCCGGGTGCGCGCCACGGCGCTCACGGAGGGCAGCCGCCCCATGGGCTGGGCCGTCCACCTGGCACCCTGCCACGTCGACCCCAACAGCCGCGAGGAGCTCTTCCACGGCCTGTGGACGCAAGATCTGCGCATGCGGCGGCTCTTCCGCATCATCGAGAAGGCCGCGCGCACGGAAGCCAGCGTCCTCGTCCGAGGAGAGAGCGGCTCCGGCAAGGAGCTGGTGGCCACCGCCTTGCACACGCTCTCGGCCCGGGCCCGGGGCCCCTTCCGCGCCATCAACTGCGCCGCGCTCTCCCCCACCCTCCTGGAGAGTGAGCTGTTTGGCCACGTGCGCGGTGCCTTCACCGGAGCCGTCCGGGACAGCCCCGGCCACTTCCGGCTGGCCCAGGGAGGCACCCTCTTCCTGGACGAGGTAGCGGAGCTGCCCTTGGAGCTGCAGGCCAAGCTGCTGCGCGTGCTGGAGACGCGCACTGTCATTCCCGTGGGCGGCCGGGAGCCCGTCTCCGTGGACGTGCGCATCGTCGCGGCCACCCACCGGGCCCTGCGACGAGAGGTAGAACAGGGTCGCTTCCGCGCGGACCTCATGTACCGGCTGCGAGTCGTACCTATCTTCCTGCCTGCTCTCCGGGAGCGGCCGGGCGACATCCTCCCCTTGGCCGAGCGCTTCCTGGCCGAGCTCAACGCGCGCGGAGGCCGGCAGGTTTTGCGCCTCTCTGCCCGTGCCCGGCGCCAGCTCCAGGAGTACCCATGGCCCGGTAACGTGCGTGAGCTGCGCAACGTGATGGAGTACGCCCACGTCATGGGCGAGGGCCCCACGCTCACCGAGGCCGAGCTCCCCCCTGAGTTCAACGAGCAGGCCCGGCCCGTGCGCCTGCCCCTCTCTCCCGAGAGCGCTATCTCCGGGCCCGATCTGCCACAGGAGATTGGCCTCGAGGACATCCACCGGGCGCTGGCACAGACGCGGGGCAACCGGGCGCGCGCCGCCTCCCTGCTGGGCATCAGCCGCGTGACACTCTGGCGGCGGCTTCGTGAGTCCGGAGCGGCGCCTGCGCGCTGAAACGTTTCACGCAACGTTTCAGCAACGGTGGCCCGGGCTATCACCCTTCGAATCTCCTCCTGCGCCAAGGGTCAGCTGGCTCTGGCACGAGGCTGGCAATGGTGTCCACGCAGGAGGGATGCCTTCATGATCTTCCGCCAGCTGTTCGATGCCGAGTCCTCGACGTACACCTACTTGATTGCCGACCCCGCCTCCCGGCAGGCCCTCTTGATCGATCCCGTGCTCGAGCAGACCGAGCGCGACCTCACCCTGGTGCAGGAGCTGGGACTGAAGCTCACGCACGTGATGGAGACGCACGTGCACGCTGACCACGTCACGGCTTCGGGCCAGCTGCGCGAGCGGACCCGTTGCCAGGTGGTGGCCGGCGCGGGCGGTGCCTCCTGCGCGAACGTCCACGCGAAGCACGGTGACGAGGTCCACGTGGGCGCGCTCACCTTCCAGGTGCTCGCGACGCCGGGCCACACGGACGACAGCGTGAGCTACCTGCTGGGTGACCGGGTCTTCACCGGAGACGCGCTCCTGGTGCGAGGCACCGGCCGCACCGACTTCCAGAACGGCAATGCGGGGCAGCTCTACGATTCCATCACCCAGGTGCTCTTCGCCCTGCCGGACGAGACGCTCGTGTACCCCGGCCACGACTACAAGGGCCGCACGGTGACGAGCATCGACGAGGAGAAGCGCTTCAACCCACGGCTGGCCGGTAAGGACCGCGCTGCCTTCATCCAGCTCATGGACGGGCTGAACCTCGCGCCTCCGAAGATGATCGACATCGCCGTGCCCGCCAACCGCGCCTGCGGCCTCACTTCCTCGGCTCCTCAGGCCTGAGCCGCCGTACCACCCTCGCTGTCCCGCTCCTGCAAGAGGGGCTGAGGAGGCTGCCATGTCTTCCACCTGGATCTACCCTATCCGTCCACAGGAACTGGGAACCCTACCGCCCTCGGCCCGCCGCATCGACGTGCGGGAGCCGGCGGAGTTCGACGGACTCCTCGGGCGCCTGCCAGGCTCCGAGCTGGTCCCGCTGGCCACCCTGCTGGATGCCACCGTTCCATGGCCTCGCGACGTGCCACTGCTGCTCATCTGCCGCTCGGGTGCGCGCTCCATGAAAGCGGCGCGGTTGCTGGCGGAGCAGGGCTTCACCTCGCTCTACAATCTGGAGGGAGGGATGCTCGCGGTAAACGAGGCGGGGCTCACCGTGGAAGGCCCCGGTGTGCCCCCCCGCGTCAGCGCGGGCCACGCCCGGGACGCCTTGTGCGTCGCGACGCGCGAGCTCTATGGGGCGCTCCCCTCTCCTCCGTGTGAGAGCCTGTTCGAGAAGCTGTCTGCCTTCTCCCATCCGGAACGTGCGTCGCTGTTCCAGGCCATCGAGCGACTGGGTTCGAGGGCCCGCGCGGATGGGCTCCCCGAGGAGGCCATCGATCGCACGCTGCGCCGGATGCGGGATCTGATTTCGCTCCTCGAGCACCGTGAGGTACCGCCCTCATGAGCCTGCTCGTGCTGGGCGCCGCGCTCTCGCTGGTGGCCGGCCTCTCCCTGGGACTGCTCGGAGGAGGAGGCTCTATCCTGACGGTGCCCATTCTCGTCTACGTGCTCGGTGTGGATCCGCGCGGAGCCATCGCCACCTCCCTGGTGGTGGTAGGGGTGACGAGCGCGGCCGGCATGCTCTCGCATGCCCGAGCGGGCCGCGTGGAATGGCGGACGGGGCTGCTCTTCGGCGCGGCAGGCATGCTGGGCGCGGCGGGGGGTGGACGGCTTGGAAAGTTCGTCCCTCCCTCGCTGCTGTTGGTGGCCTTCGCGGGCATGGTGCTCGCCACGGCCATCGCCATGCTGCGCCGGCGCCCGGTCCTCGCCCTCTCTTCCGAAGCCCCCGCTCGGCGGCGCCTGTCCGCCGTGCTGCGCAACGGCTTCGGCGTCGGCCTGCTGACAGGGCTGGTGGGCGCTGGAGGCGGCTTCATGGTGGTGCCCGCGCTGGCCCTCTTTGGAGGACTGGCCATGCCGCAGGCAGTGGCCACCTCGCTGCTCGTCATCGCGCTCAACTCCGCCTCGGGACTGCTCAGCGCGGCCCTGGCCGGTGCGCCTGTGGACTGGGCGCTTGCGGGCGGCATGTCCGTGGCCTCCATCCTCGGCTCGCTGCTCGGCGCACGGCTGGGCCGGGGACTCTCTCCCGAACTCCTACGCCGAGGCTTTGCCTTCTTCATCGTGGCGCTCGGCGTGTTCATCCTCGTGCGCGAGCTGTCCAGCCTGTTCCATCTCCCGTCCACGCGCGCCGCCGCGCTGGCCGGTGGACTCTCGGTGGCAGTGCTCGCCCTGGCGGGACTGCCATCCGTGCTCAAGCGCTGGCTGCGCGCCCAGCGCTCCGAGCCCCCTGTTCCTCCCGAGCGCGTCGTTGACAGCTCCACGACTTCGCCCTGAGGTTCTCCCATGCACCCCTTCCTCGTTGCCCTCGTGGGCGGAGCGCTCATCGGACTGAGTGCCTCGCTCCTCCTGCTCTTCAACGGACGCATCGCCGGGATCAGCGGGATTGCCGGCGGCCTCCTCTCCCAGCGCACCCGCGCCGAGCTGGCATGGCGCATCACCTTCCTCCTGGGGCTCGTGGGCGGAGGCTTCGTGCTGCGCCTGCTCTGGCCTCAGGTGCTCGGGGCGCCCGTCGTGACAGGGCCGGCCTGGGTGGCCGCCGCAGGGCTCCTGGTAGGCTTCGGCACCCGCCTCGGCAACGGCTGCACCAGCGGCCATGGCGTGTGTGGCATCTCCCGAGGTGCCCGGCGCTCGATCGCGGCGACGCTGACCTTCATGGCCACCGGCGCCGCCACCGTCTTCCTGGTGCGCCATGTCCTTGGAGGTGAGTCATGAGCGCGCTGTGGACCGCGGGTGTGGCCGGCCTGCTCTTCGCGTTCGGGCTCGGCCTGGGAGGGATGACAGACCCGGCCCGAGTACAGGGTTTCCTGGACGTCACCGGGAGCTGGAATCCCACCCTGGCCTTCGTGATGGGCGGAGCGCTGGCCGTGCACGCCCCGCTCTCCTGGCTCATCCGCCGCCGGAAGACTCCTGTGCTGGCTCCCGCCTTCCCGAATGTCTCCCACACTCAGCTCGACCGGCGACTGCTCGGCGGGGCCGCACTGTTCGGGGTGGGCTGGGGGCTCTCGGGCTACTGCCCGGGCCCCGTCCTGGTCTCGCTTGCCGGGGGGACGGGCACGGTGCTGCTCTTCGTCGCCTCCATGTTCGCCGGCATGTGGCTCTTCGGGTGGTGGGAGCGCTCGCGAGCCACTGCCCCCCAGCCTCAGGGCGATCTCAGCTCTTCTTGAAGTCGCGCGCCATCCGGACGAGCCGCTCGAGTTCCTCCGGACGGTTGTAGAAGTGCGGAGACACACGCAGGCGGCCCCGGCGCAGCGAGAGCGACACGTTCCGCTCGGACAGCCAGACATACAGCGCCCGGGGATCCTCCGCGCCCGGCAGGAACGTGAGGATGCCCGCACGGTGCTCGGGTGCGGGCCCCGTGTCCCAGCCCAGTGCCTTCAGCTCCCCGTCCAGCAACGTCAGCAGCTCGCGGATGCGGGCCGCGATGCGCTCGGCGCCCACCTCCAGCAGCAGCTCCAGCGCCGCCGAGAGCGCATAGACGCCCGTGTACGCCTGGCTGCCCTCCTCCAGCTTCAGCGCGTCCGAGCGCAGCTCGAAGTGCGCGCGGTGGAAGTTCCACGCGTCCGTGGTGCTGCGCCACCCCACCAGCACCGGCCGCAGTCGGGGCAGCACCTCGCGCG
This genomic window contains:
- a CDS encoding sigma-54 interaction domain-containing protein; protein product: MKATTPKPPPIPAEALRQSLRALEAFAGPTVLLDSQGRVLALGADARLLTEERLSPGGSFHEAFTSKEEEIRSALRTQRDAILTLADPGGSAKSRPLRVRATALTEGSRPMGWAVHLAPCHVDPNSREELFHGLWTQDLRMRRLFRIIEKAARTEASVLVRGESGSGKELVATALHTLSARARGPFRAINCAALSPTLLESELFGHVRGAFTGAVRDSPGHFRLAQGGTLFLDEVAELPLELQAKLLRVLETRTVIPVGGREPVSVDVRIVAATHRALRREVEQGRFRADLMYRLRVVPIFLPALRERPGDILPLAERFLAELNARGGRQVLRLSARARRQLQEYPWPGNVRELRNVMEYAHVMGEGPTLTEAELPPEFNEQARPVRLPLSPESAISGPDLPQEIGLEDIHRALAQTRGNRARAASLLGISRVTLWRRLRESGAAPAR
- a CDS encoding MBL fold metallo-hydrolase, giving the protein MIFRQLFDAESSTYTYLIADPASRQALLIDPVLEQTERDLTLVQELGLKLTHVMETHVHADHVTASGQLRERTRCQVVAGAGGASCANVHAKHGDEVHVGALTFQVLATPGHTDDSVSYLLGDRVFTGDALLVRGTGRTDFQNGNAGQLYDSITQVLFALPDETLVYPGHDYKGRTVTSIDEEKRFNPRLAGKDRAAFIQLMDGLNLAPPKMIDIAVPANRACGLTSSAPQA
- a CDS encoding rhodanese-like domain-containing protein, which translates into the protein MSSTWIYPIRPQELGTLPPSARRIDVREPAEFDGLLGRLPGSELVPLATLLDATVPWPRDVPLLLICRSGARSMKAARLLAEQGFTSLYNLEGGMLAVNEAGLTVEGPGVPPRVSAGHARDALCVATRELYGALPSPPCESLFEKLSAFSHPERASLFQAIERLGSRARADGLPEEAIDRTLRRMRDLISLLEHREVPPS
- a CDS encoding sulfite exporter TauE/SafE family protein, which codes for MSLLVLGAALSLVAGLSLGLLGGGGSILTVPILVYVLGVDPRGAIATSLVVVGVTSAAGMLSHARAGRVEWRTGLLFGAAGMLGAAGGGRLGKFVPPSLLLVAFAGMVLATAIAMLRRRPVLALSSEAPARRRLSAVLRNGFGVGLLTGLVGAGGGFMVVPALALFGGLAMPQAVATSLLVIALNSASGLLSAALAGAPVDWALAGGMSVASILGSLLGARLGRGLSPELLRRGFAFFIVALGVFILVRELSSLFHLPSTRAAALAGGLSVAVLALAGLPSVLKRWLRAQRSEPPVPPERVVDSSTTSP
- a CDS encoding YeeE/YedE family protein, whose translation is MHPFLVALVGGALIGLSASLLLLFNGRIAGISGIAGGLLSQRTRAELAWRITFLLGLVGGGFVLRLLWPQVLGAPVVTGPAWVAAAGLLVGFGTRLGNGCTSGHGVCGISRGARRSIAATLTFMATGAATVFLVRHVLGGES
- a CDS encoding DUF6691 family protein, yielding MSALWTAGVAGLLFAFGLGLGGMTDPARVQGFLDVTGSWNPTLAFVMGGALAVHAPLSWLIRRRKTPVLAPAFPNVSHTQLDRRLLGGAALFGVGWGLSGYCPGPVLVSLAGGTGTVLLFVASMFAGMWLFGWWERSRATAPQPQGDLSSS